A single genomic interval of Acetobacteraceae bacterium harbors:
- a CDS encoding glycosyltransferase family 4 protein: MRILEVANIDFAMRQFILPIMEGLRDAGCEVTGACAEGPHLAAVRKAGFKVVAVPMVRSLSPFAQWRALKALIRLIREIRPDVVHAHMPISGFIARVAALYCRVPCIAYTCHGFLFNQPGPVWRKLLSFSLEWVGGQWTDIFMTVSEEEAHDARRWRINRHPVANLNGRDPQRFRPDPAARQAIRDELGVDDDTVVILAVSRLVRHKGYPELLRAMEDVPNAHLWIVGAPLPSDHGDMMTAEFQRGKEKLGTRLHMLGYRDDVPAIMAASDIFTLPSHFEGLPMAIVEAMLTGLPVVATNIRGAREQILDQETGLIVPVGQVDELARALNSLVDDRDIRRAYGAAGLARARHLYVESDSVARSVQLLTASTS; the protein is encoded by the coding sequence TTGCGGATTCTGGAAGTGGCGAATATCGATTTCGCGATGCGGCAATTCATCCTTCCCATCATGGAAGGCCTGCGGGATGCTGGCTGCGAGGTGACGGGCGCCTGTGCGGAAGGGCCGCATCTCGCCGCCGTGCGCAAAGCGGGTTTTAAAGTCGTTGCCGTGCCGATGGTGCGCTCCCTTTCTCCTTTCGCACAATGGCGGGCGCTGAAAGCTCTCATCCGGTTGATAAGGGAGATAAGGCCGGATGTGGTGCACGCGCATATGCCGATCAGCGGTTTCATCGCGCGGGTCGCAGCGCTCTATTGCCGCGTACCGTGTATCGCCTACACGTGTCACGGTTTCCTCTTCAATCAGCCCGGTCCTGTCTGGCGTAAGCTTCTCTCCTTCTCGCTGGAGTGGGTGGGGGGGCAATGGACCGATATTTTCATGACGGTCTCGGAGGAAGAGGCGCACGATGCGCGGCGATGGCGCATCAACCGTCACCCGGTCGCCAACCTCAATGGGCGTGACCCGCAGCGCTTCCGGCCTGACCCGGCGGCACGTCAGGCCATTCGTGACGAGTTGGGTGTTGATGATGACACGGTCGTGATCCTGGCCGTGTCTCGTCTGGTGCGCCACAAGGGATATCCTGAGCTTCTCCGCGCGATGGAGGACGTTCCAAATGCGCATCTCTGGATCGTCGGCGCCCCCCTGCCGTCAGATCACGGCGATATGATGACGGCTGAATTCCAGCGCGGGAAGGAAAAACTCGGCACGCGCCTGCACATGCTGGGTTATCGCGACGATGTTCCCGCCATTATGGCGGCTTCGGATATTTTTACGCTGCCCAGCCATTTTGAGGGCCTGCCCATGGCGATTGTGGAAGCCATGCTGACCGGCCTCCCCGTAGTGGCGACAAATATACGCGGCGCGCGTGAGCAAATTCTTGACCAGGAAACGGGTTTAATCGTCCCGGTCGGTCAGGTCGATGAGCTGGCCCGGGCTTTGAACAGTCTCGTCGATGACCGCGACATTCGCCGCGCCTACGGTGCTGCGGGGCTGGCGCGCGCGCGTCATCTCTATGTGGAAAGTGACAGTGTGGCGCGAAGCGTCCAGCTTCTCACCGCGTCGACAAGTTAG
- a CDS encoding heparinase II/III family protein, with amino-acid sequence MRSSIAGWIRQPLPQDNPVLTAAHLCAMIGHFEFYARTADERFRRKLMRHLILVDRLLAIAPPELEWRWQSLVVTRGLMVVAFFLPGFKYLRERALRRLETTILHQIYPDETVRQRSPDTQFQVVRELTEMSAILRMAQQPVSDIIMTSLTRLCPVLRAMRHEDGGAPPEAEFDQTAHNASFVFEMSYGRQRLLVNCGSSRLPSWQGALRHPLAHNSLVTENLLPFAGDGQAGPTSIERRILTDFVENDASLVLELKMEVTSGTGTYSWERRLSLSDDGRALKGEESVKADADRDLVYRFHLAPDIRISDFTEGNSCELECDGMIWQFTQRGATLSLEESVYFRNGFYQKTNQIVLTANDPFDRPDELPFYRLGDGRHRVVQWTLERL; translated from the coding sequence GTGCGTTCCAGCATTGCGGGCTGGATCCGGCAACCGCTTCCGCAGGATAACCCTGTCCTGACCGCCGCGCACCTCTGCGCCATGATTGGACATTTCGAATTTTACGCGCGTACGGCGGATGAGCGTTTCCGTCGCAAACTCATGCGGCATCTCATTCTTGTCGATCGCCTCCTCGCCATCGCACCACCGGAACTTGAGTGGCGCTGGCAATCGCTTGTCGTTACGCGGGGCCTGATGGTCGTCGCGTTTTTCCTCCCCGGATTTAAATATCTGCGTGAGCGCGCCCTGCGCCGCCTTGAAACAACAATATTGCATCAGATCTACCCGGATGAGACTGTGCGGCAGCGCAGTCCTGACACGCAATTTCAGGTTGTTCGGGAATTGACGGAAATGAGCGCCATTCTGCGCATGGCACAGCAGCCCGTCTCTGACATCATCATGACGTCCCTGACGCGTCTTTGCCCTGTTTTGCGCGCCATGCGCCATGAGGATGGCGGCGCGCCGCCGGAAGCGGAGTTTGACCAGACGGCACATAATGCGTCCTTTGTCTTTGAGATGTCCTATGGCCGCCAGCGCCTGTTGGTCAATTGCGGCAGTTCTCGGTTGCCTTCCTGGCAAGGGGCGTTGCGCCATCCATTGGCGCATAACAGCCTCGTGACGGAAAATCTCCTCCCGTTCGCAGGGGACGGACAGGCAGGTCCGACATCCATAGAACGCCGTATCTTGACCGACTTTGTGGAGAATGATGCCAGTCTCGTGCTTGAACTGAAAATGGAGGTCACGTCCGGCACAGGCACTTATAGTTGGGAGAGACGCCTGTCCCTTTCTGATGACGGTCGTGCTCTGAAGGGAGAGGAGAGCGTGAAAGCGGATGCGGATCGGGACCTTGTTTATCGCTTTCACCTCGCGCCCGACATTCGGATTTCAGATTTCACGGAGGGGAACTCCTGTGAGCTTGAGTGTGATGGCATGATATGGCAGTTCACCCAGCGAGGCGCGACACTCAGCCTTGAAGAAAGCGTTTATTTCAGGAATGGATTTTACCAGAAGACGAATCAGATCGTGCTGACCGCGAATGATCCCTTTGACCGCCCCGATGAACTCCCATTCTATCGATTGGGAGATGGGCGTCATCGCGTGGTGCAATGGACGCTGGAGAGGCTGTGA
- the rpe gene encoding ribulose-phosphate 3-epimerase, with product MPQRKIPLIAPSILSADFMRLGEEVTAIDRDGADWIHVDVMDGHFVPNMTFGPSMVAALRRQTDKPLDVHLMIAPADPYIESFAQAGANHIYVHCEGNPHVHRSLQTIRKSGAVPGIVICPGTPPEALTYLMGELDLILVMTVNPGFGGQKFIEDQIGKIEILRTMADATSRDIRIGVDGGIDPTTAPRVVKAGADMLVAGTAVYGQPDYRKAISDLRDAGMRSLQP from the coding sequence ATGCCGCAACGTAAGATACCTCTTATTGCCCCTTCCATTCTCTCCGCTGACTTTATGAGATTGGGGGAGGAGGTCACCGCGATTGACCGGGATGGCGCGGACTGGATTCATGTCGATGTCATGGATGGGCATTTCGTGCCGAATATGACCTTCGGCCCCAGTATGGTCGCGGCCCTGCGTCGCCAGACGGATAAGCCGCTTGACGTCCATCTCATGATCGCCCCGGCGGACCCTTATATTGAAAGCTTTGCCCAGGCGGGCGCCAATCACATTTATGTCCATTGTGAAGGCAACCCGCATGTGCATCGAAGCTTGCAGACCATTCGTAAATCAGGCGCCGTCCCGGGCATCGTCATCTGCCCGGGCACGCCGCCCGAGGCACTGACCTACCTCATGGGAGAATTGGATCTCATCCTCGTTATGACCGTCAATCCGGGGTTTGGCGGACAGAAATTCATCGAAGATCAAATCGGCAAAATTGAGATTCTCCGCACGATGGCGGATGCCACGAGTCGTGATATCCGCATCGGTGTTGATGGCGGAATTGATCCGACGACCGCTCCGCGTGTTGTAAAAGCAGGAGCTGACATGTTGGTCGCGGGCACGGCGGTTTATGGCCAGCCGGATTATCGCAAGGCGATCAGCGATCTGCGTGATGCCGGGATGCGCAGCCTACAACCCTGA